In the Penaeus chinensis breed Huanghai No. 1 chromosome 31, ASM1920278v2, whole genome shotgun sequence genome, one interval contains:
- the LOC125042011 gene encoding uncharacterized protein PB18E9.04c-like yields MGTSPTPSGAYLPLPCSTVSSPFTVPRIESTTSIAGTASTAAMSSSTSNAVITSGSAQVVTVPSVVPASITASASASAAITQPPNNTSTVTLPTNTTASGTVHTNSTVSGPLPTATTALSARTATATNIASASIAATITGSMPTSARLTKAQSSTPLVMGMQARSPASVEPLPASSAASVTLPTGTNTAENVSSNITTNANGCSSMSVATKSTAATISCTPATRALQSCSPATGIQSTSTMSAATVPAHTSGTDISRSPAGENLLRNNPESVTKPMDLPPVVATTACGLSTSVYSTAVVSGPQSSECFNLCGTVADGNNVVSVKEKGGSEPQLSACTSVCDVTHVIDAKQPCAEQGLSSSGGPRPCLKS; encoded by the coding sequence ATGGGTACATCCCCCACACCTTCGGGGGCATATCTACCATTACCATGCAGCACTGTGTCAAGCCCTTTTACTGTGCCCAGGATAGAATCCACAACTTCCATAGCAGGCACTGCTTCTACTGCAGCCATGTCCTCAAGCACTTCAAATGCAGTGATTACATCTGGCTCGGCACAAGTTGTCACAGTCCCTTCTGTAGTACCTGCTAGCATAACTGCATCTGCCAGTGCTTCAGCTGCCATAACTCAGCCCCCTAACAATACATCCACTGTAACTTTGCCTACAAATACTACAGCTTCTGGAACGGTGCACACAAACAGCACAGTGAGTGGACCTTtacctactgctactactgctctcTCAGCGagaacagcaacagcaactaACATAGCTTCGGCTAGCATTGCAGCTACAATTACAGGAAGTATGCCTACAAGTGCCAGGTTGACTAAAGCACAGTCTTCAACTCCTTTAGTCATGGGAATGCAGGCAAGAAGCCCAGCATCAGTTGAGCCATTGCCTGCCAGCTCTGCAGCTTCTGTAACTCTGCCTACAGGCACTAATACAGCTGAAAATGTTTCTTCTAACATTACAACCAATGCAAATGGATGCAGCAGTATGTCTGTAGCAACAAAAAGTACAGCAGCTACTATATCATGTACTCCAGCTACTCGAGCATTACAGTCATGTAGCCCAGCTACTGGAATTCAGTCTACAAGCACCATGTCTGCTGCAACAGTTCCTGCACACACATCTGGAACTGATATTTCCAGGAGTCCAGCAGGAGAAAACTTGCTTAGAAATAATCCCGAGAGTGTTACAAAGCCCATGGACCTCCCCCCTGTTGTTGCTACAACTGCATGTGGTCTGTCCACTTCAGTATATAGCACAGCTGTTGTAAGTGGACCCCAAAGTAGTGAATGTTTTAACCTGTGCGGTACAGTAGCCGACGGGAACAATGTGGTGAGTGTGAAGGAGAAAGGTGGCAGTGAGCCACAACTAAGTGCCTGTACCTCCGTCTGTGATGTGACGCATGTGATTGATGCCAAACAACCGTGTGCTGAACAAGGTCTCAGCAGCAGTGGTGGCCCAAGGCCATGCCTCAAGAGTTAA